CGAACGCATGGATTTGCAGCGCGGATCGTCGCTAGCGAGGCGATTCCTCGCGATCGCAGGGATTTGCAGTGCTCGAAGCAGGCAACGAGACACGGGACAAAGCAACGCGCCAGTAAGACCTGTGTGGCGAACCGCGACGCCGTGCCACCCTGCGCTACCAGACTTGGCACTTGATGCCCGAAGCGCCCGCAATGGCGATCATGGTTCTTACGCCATCGAAGGAATACTTCACGCAGTCGGAGTCGAAGCACAACTCTCCGATGTCGCACTTGATCGTTGCATGACCGGGGCCAAACTCCCGTTCACCGCCGCAAGACGTCGCGGTGACCTCCGTCAGATGAAAGCTCGCTCCCAATCCAGCGTCCCCGCTCTGTTGGGAGCACAGCAGAGTTGCACCGTTGCACTCAGGGCATGGCGGCAATGAGCCGTCAGCCGCCGCGTCCCCTCCCGCGTCAGACGCTGACTTGGCGTCTTGGGACTCCCCGCATCCACCCAGCGTCAGCGCTAGGGCGATCGTGGCCGCGACTCGCGCCAGCATTTGGCGGCTCCTTCCTGACAGCTGAACCATGCCACCGTCTCTGCCATCAGCTCTACCACGTCTGCTGTGAGCCGACCTTCACGTCATCGCCGACGCCACACGTCATTGGTTGAAGAACTTGCAGTGTAGGCTCACCGTGTCGAAGCTGTTTCCGCTGACGGCGAAGGGTTCGCAGCCCCCCAAGCACAGCTGTTTTGTGTCACAGTGAAGGGTCAGTTCTTCGTGACCGAATTCGCGAATGCCTGAGCACGACGTGGCTGTGTAGGTCGAGAAGGTCCATCGCCCTGCTTCCGGACCCGCGTCCTTCAGCACGCAATCGACGCCCAAGGCCTCGCATTCCGCGCACGGCTTGCTGACCGGCGCGTCCTCGCACCCGCCGTCACACGTCGCGTCGCTCTCGGCGTCCCCGGCCGCGTCGCCCCCGGCGTCCCCGGTCGCGTCGCCCCCGGCGTCCCCGGCAGCGCCGCTAGCAGCGTCATCGGCACATCCCCCGGTGGCCGCCAGTGTCAGCGCTACCGGCAGGACCCGAATCAAAGCGAAGCGCGCCAGCATCTTGCGTCTCAGCTGTGTCATGGGCGTCGGCCTTGCGCAAGGCAGAATCGCTTTGCGCACAGTTGCGCAACTTCTGCTCAACCGATCGAGTAGTCGAGCAGGTCCAAGGGTCTGCGCGTTCGCTTTCTCCTTCGAGTGCGTTGGCCGACGTCACTTGCGGCTCCCGCGGGCCTTCGCGCCCCGTTGAGCGCCCCTTCCCGCCCTTTCGCGCGGGGCCCTTGCGCCCCTTCGCGTTCGTTGCGAGCGGATGGACTGTCATGGACGACCATTGCAGTCGCCAGTCGCCCGCGGCCCGCGGCCCGCGGCCCGCGGCCCGCGGCCCCTGCAACCTATCGCCGAGAATTGCTCGGAAAGGTGAGCATTTCGACGACATACTCGGACATGTCCGCAAGTTGATCACCATGACGAGCATTTCTCCGACTTGATCATGGCGACTTGGCGGTTGCGGAGCGTCTCGCGTCGGAACCCTCGCGACGCACTCCGTTGAGAGGCGCGCGCTCGTAGCGCGGTGTTGCTGCGTGAAGTCGCGGCGGTACAGGCGCGCGCTCACCCGGACGTGCTCGGACGAGCGCACCCAAACAGCGAACGGAAGAGTTGCCTACACGCGGCTCGAGCGCGAACGCGCCCGCCGCGTCGCCCCCGCAGTGCCTACACGCGGCTCGAGCGCGAACGCGCCTGCCGCGTCGCCCCCGCAGTGCCTACGAGCGGTCTCGCGCGCGCCGCCCACGCCGTCGCAGCGCGCCGATGCCCAGCAACGAAAACGCGAGTAGCAACGACGCCGGCGAGGGTGTGCGCGTCACGCGACAGCCGCAGCCTCCGTCCTCTTCGTCTTTCGGCGCGGCCGAAGAGCCGCCCGCGCCACCACCCGCGCCACTCGTGCCGCCCGCGCCGCCGGTGCCACTGTTGCCGCCGCTGCCCTCGGCTGCGTACTCGCCGCAAGGGATGAAGTCGTTGGGCGACTCGCGGTCCATCAGCGCAATGGAGTACGTGCCCGCGCCGAAGCCGACCATGGGCATCTCGCCGCGATAGTCCGCGTTGGCGGCGTCGTGCAGTTCGCTGATCAGGTTGAAGTTCTCGTTGCCCTGGCCGGTGTTCCACTCCAGCAGCGGCGCGCCGTCGGTGTCGCCCATCTTGCGCATGGCCACGACGGTTCGCAGATCCACGAACACCCATTCCTGGCTGTCGTACCAGCCGCCGTCGTCGTTGCGGAAGAAGCCGCGGCCGCTCGGCGGCACGAGCTGGCTCTTCATCGCCGCAAGGGTCGCCTTCGCGGCGCGACCCGTCGGATCGACCAAGCCCATGCCCACGGCCTCGATCGCCGCCGCATCCAAAAAGCCCGAACCCTGGTTCAGCTCTTCCAAGCTCTGGGCAATGGTGCCGTCGGGTGCCGCAAGCGTGTTCACCAGGGCGTCGCGCGCGCGGCGCCCCGCATCGCGATAGGTCGTCGCGCGTTCGGTGTCTCCCATCTGCTCCGCGAGGCGAGCCGCGCGGCAGAGTCCGTTCGCCGCCGTCAGCGTGGTGTAGGCAAAGTGCTTCTGCTGGCCGTTCCAATGCACTTCCCAAATGCTGGAGTCGGCGGCAATCAAGCCTGAGGGCTCTTGCAGCGCCACCAGCGTGTCGGCCACCTTGGTGCTGACCGTGGGCCACCAGGTCTGAAGGCTCGCGCTGTCTTTGCTGTGCTCGACGTACTCGTCCAGCGTCCACAAGAACAAACCAAAGCCATCGAACTCGATGTTTGGGCCGTTCTCGTTGGAGTCCGTCTCTTCCACACCGTCGCCGAAGTAGCGCGTGATGCTGATCTGATAGGGGTGCCCGACCTCGTTTTGGTACTTGCCGCTGTCCGCCCCGAGCTGGAAGGCGAGCGCCTTCTTCACCTCGTCGCTGTGTCCCGAGCGAGCCAGGGCCACCACGGCGTAGGCCATGTCGCGCACCCAAGAGATGTTCCACATTCCCGGCGGCAAACTAGCGAGGATCTGCCCGTCGCCCTTGCCGGGTTCGGTGACCTGGCCCATGCGCAGCACCGCCATCGATTGGCGATAGAGCGCCGCTTCGGTGCTCGACAGGCCCGCCGGTGGCGCCGTGTGCCAGGCGTCCCACGCGGCCTTTTCGTCGTCCAACAGCTGCTGCGGCGTCCGACCCTTCACCCAGGCGCGCACTGCATCGATGCGCGGCGCCACGTCGCTCTTGTCGTCGAGCACCACGAAGGATCCGAACCAGGCCGACTGGCCATCGCTGAGCGTGCCCAGATCGAACTGCAGCCCCGCAGCGGCATCGTCGTAGCTGCCGCCGGTGCCGGCGTTGTCGGTCAGATCGGCGCCAGAGCTCAGCAGCGTGAAGGGATTGTCCGGGCTCGACGCGTGGTGCGCCGACGGCGAGAGCGCTCCGTACGCGAGAGTGAGACCACTTCCGCCCCACTCCATCCACGCGTCACGCGCGGCGTCCCACTGCGTCGTTTCTCCGGACGCACTTGGCTCCGGCGCACCGCTGCCAAGATGGAAGTTGAACAGCGAGTAGCCCGACACCGGAACCGCGCCCCCCGAAGTGCGCGTCACTCGCACCAGGTTGACGTAGGCGTGCTCGGCTAGTCCCATCGGAGCGAACACGTACTCGCTGCTCGACAGTCCGCTCAGCTCGCGCTCGATGACGATGACGCCGGTGCCCGGCTCGTAGCGGACGCTCTTGGGCGCCGTATCGACCAACCAGCTGCCGGCTGTACCGGCTGCACCGATGCGCACGCCAGGATAGGCGTCGAAGGCGACGTCCCGCGTGCGACTGCCGTCGCTGCGCGCTTGGTAGGGATGTTCGAGAAAGCTCGTGACCCGACTGCTCGCCACGTCGTAGCCCACGACGGCTCGACCGTTGGACGACACGAGCATGGGAGCGGACTGGTGAGGAGCGACCTCCGCACGGGCCGGCACCGTCAACGCCACGATGGCGGAAGCAAGGAAAGCAGCGCGCATGGCCGGGCAGCCTAGCGCATCGACGCGCGGCAGGCCCGAGGCGGCGACCTCACTGAACGGTGTCGAAGTTCTCGCTATCCTTCGGCTCTTCTCGGTCGCCGGGCGACAGCAAGAAGATGAAGGGAATGGCAGAGATGGCCACGAACAGCAGCCCGACAATCTTGGTGAGGGTGACCAGTCCCGGTTCCATGTCGCGGCGGAGCATGGCGTCTGACTCCAGCCGCCGCAAGCTGATCTTTTTCGCGCAGTTTTTTCAGCATTTCCAGCGCCGGTGGGGCCTGCTATCGAAGCGCCATGCGCGGGCTTCGCTGGGCGTGCTTCGTGGTCGCGTGGGCCCTGCCGTCTTGGGCTCAGACGGACGGCCAGCCTGCGGAACCCGTCGAGCTGGAAGAGACGCCCGAAGCTCCCCCGAGCGTGCCGCCGCCCGTTGAAGAGCCTGCGCCCGTCGGGGGACCGCCGCGAGCAGCGCCGCCGCCCAAAGCGTCGCCACGCCGACACGCAGCGCCGGGCGCGCCGATGAGCGCAGGTGAGCCGATTCGTCCGGGACATCCACTGCGCCAACCGTTGCCGAACGACGTTCCGCCGCTCGAGTATCCGCGCAGCCGTTTCAGTTTCGGATCCTACGGACGCGTCGTCGCAGCTTCGGATGGTCGCGGTGGCGAAGGACGCAACGCCGACGTCGTCGCCTTTGGTTCGCGCATCGACGAGGGCACCTACGCCGAGCTCGAGCTGCGGCGCGACGACTTTTGGAAGCCGGAGCTCGAGTCGCGCATCGTGACCACCTTGGCAGTGGCGGGTCCCGTCTTCCACTACGACGGCAAGTTCGACGCGAAGATCGCCCTGCGCAACTTGTACGTCGAGGAACGCGGCATCGGCGCCAAGGAACTCAGCGTGTGGGCGGGGTCGCGCATGTACCGCGGCGACGACATCTACTTGCTCGACTTCTGGCCCCTCGACAACTTGAACACCCTGGGTGGCGGCGTGCGCTTCGACATTCCAGGTATGAAGAGCTACGTGGCGTTCCACGTCGGGCTCAATCGCGCCGCCGACGAGTTCCAGTATCAAGAAGTGCAGCGCCCTGCGCCCCAGAACCAACCCGGCGCCAGCACCGTTGCCTTGCTGGATCGCCCGCGTCTCATCTCCAGCTTGAAGCTCTCCCACATCCAGATGCTCGACGAAAAGGCGGGCCTCAAGGGCGTGCTCTATGGCGAAGTGCATCGCCTGCCCAGCGGCGAGCGCGAAGAGAGCCCTGGCGTGATCGAGTCGGTGCCGGGCGACAGCGGCGCTCTGTTCGGTGCGCAGGTGGGCCTATTCACCGGTGAGCACGACACCTTCGTCAACCTGTTCTTCCGTCACGCCACGGGCCTGGCTGCCTACGGCGAGCTCGCCACGCCCGAAGGCACGTCACCCGATCGCACCGTCGAAGGCGCCACTGAAACGCGCCTCGGCATCTCCGCCAACTACGAGCACGAGTACTTTGCGGTGGTCGCGGGTGGCTACTTCCGCAGCTTCCGCGAGCCCACGCCGGAGCCCTTCCGCTTCGCCAACATCGACGAAGGCATCTTCGTGCTGCGCCCGCACCTCTTCCTCGGTGACCACGCCGGCCTCGCCGCCGAAGGTTCCTACCAAGCGCAGCAACGCGGCGTGCTCAACGTCGTGACCAAAGAACCACTGCACGCCAAGCTGTGGCGCTTCGGCCTGATGCCGTATCTCTCCCCCGCCGGCAAAGGCGTGTTCAAGCGTCCCCAGCTGCGACTGATCTGGGCCGTGACCCAACGCAACGACGACGCGCGCACCCTCTACGCCATCGACGACGTCTTCGCCCGCCGCAAGACCGAACAATTCTTCGGCATCGGCGCCGAGTGGTGGTTCAACTCCAGCAGCTACGGCGACTAGCCTGGCTCCCCTCCGCGATTTTCGCAGCGTGCGCTGACTTTTCACCCGCCAGAATCGTCGCCGTTGTTGGGGTCTAGGGAGGTCCGCCGCAGCACGTCTACTCAAACCCTGCGCATCGCGATGCGCCGCGCGCGGTTACCAGCGAAAGCGCACTCGAGCCTTCTCAATCCCAATGCTCGGTCACGCTGTCGGGGAGCGTTACCCAAGCGTGCTTGCGCGCTTCGTAGACCGAGAAGACGGGCGACGGGAGGTGAGGATCGGCGAAGGCGCCTACGGGAACGACGATCGAGTCCGGCATCTTGTCGATGAAGTAGTAAACCGTGGCGCCGCACTCGGGGCAGAAGTGGAAGGAGATGCGACCGCCGTCATCGCCCACGCGGACGTAGACCGTGGAGCGACCCGAGAGCTCCACTTCGTCCTTTGGCAGCCGAGTCTGCACGCCAAAGACGCTGCCGGTGCGCTGCTGGCACGCGAGACAATGACAGACGGACGTTCGCGTGATCTCACCGCGAAAGGTGAGCTTCAGTTGACCGCAAGAGCAAGTGGCTTCATGGGACATTCAGACCTCGCTTCTCCTGACGCCCGTCATCAAGTGTGTGCGGAAGGGCACGCGGAGCCCCTGGTCCGTTGCGTACGTGGCGAGCTGCGCCGCGACGTCTTGAACCACGGCCTCGCGTGCCCCTTCGGTTGCGGCTGCGAAGCCCGCCGCCATGGGCGTTGCCCCGACGTGACGGGGCACGAACTCCTGCGGGCTCGGTAGGTCCAGCACCAGCGAGCTCACGCTCGCGTGAACGTCCTCGAACCCTGCCGCCGTGAGTAGTCCGTGAATGGTTCCCACATCCGTGAGGTTGAAAGCCGCGCCCAACCCCGCAGCCGTTTCTGGCCCGATGTGGGTCGCCATGGCTCGCACCAGGGCGTCGAAGTAGGGACTCGCTTCCAGCTCGCACCACAGACTCATTACGGCGCGACCGCCGCATTTCAAGACGCGGTGCATCTCGCTCAGCGCTCGCGGACGATCGCTCAGGAACTGAAGCGTCTGCGCACAGAGTGCCACGTCGAACTCGCCGTCAGCGAAGGGAAGCTCGTAGGCGCTGTGCTCGAGCCACTCGATGGCAGTCTCGCTCGAAAGAGAGCGAGCGACCGCGAGCATCCCAGCGTTCACGTCGACGCCGACGACGCGCCCCGAGGCGCCGACTCGCTGCGCCGCGAACCGCGCGGCGGCGCCCGTACCACAGCCGACGTCCAACACGGACTCGCCCGCGCTCGAGCGCGACCACTCCACGAGCGCTCCGGCAGCCGGCCCGAGGATCGCCGGCACCAGCACCCGCTCGTAGCGCTCGGCAGCATCCTGGGCGAGTTGCCACTGCGTCGACGTCGTCATCGTTACTCGTCTGTAGTTTCTGGCTGCGTCGATGACAAGTCGTGGGGTGGGCCGTCGTGCGTGGCCCGAGTTCGTAGTACGTCGCCGGCTTCGGGGATGCAGCCCGTCGCTGCCGCGCTCAGCTGCGACTGATCGACGCGTCCAGAGTGTAGCCCTCGCCTCGGGTCACGATCGCGTTCTCCAACCCGAGCTTGCGCAAGCTCGCGATGGCCACGTGCACGCGGTGCGCTGCGGACTCCGGTCGCGCGGACTGCCCTGGCCAACCCGCCGCGAACAGCTCTTCGACACTGCGCACCTCGCCGACTTCTCGAGCGCGAATGAGATCGAGCAAGATCAGCCGCAGACTGGTTCGCCGCGCCAAGCTCACCCGGGACTTCGTGACCTCGAACCAAGCGGCATCCGACGCCACACGCAGGGTGCGTTGCGGAGGCTCGGTGCGGCTGAGCAACCGTGCGGGAAGGCGCACCTCGTTGGGCGCCGGCTCTGTGCCTTCGCGGGCATAGAAGGAAAGCACCTCCTCCAAACCGCGGCGCGCGCCGTCCGGATCGTCCTTTCGCAGCATGAAGGCCCGCCACAGGGAAAGGCAATGGCGATCACCCTCGGTGCCGTGCTCGTCCAGCTCGACTCGCGCGCGTTCCCATAGCTCGCGAGCGTAGACGCTGCGACCGAGCTCGGCTTCCGTCGCTGCTTGCGCAGCTCGGAACAACGCAGCAAAGCGATGGCTTCCAATTTCGTCGAGGCGCTCCACTGCGAAACGGTAGCGCGCGAGCGCCGATTCCGGGTCGCCTCGGTCCAACTCCAGATCGCCGTAGAAGCCGTTGAGAATGCCCTCCCAATGGCGGTCGCCCACGCGCCGCGTCAGCCCCAAGGCGCGTTCGAGGACGCGCTCCGCTTCCGCGAAGCGAGACAGCTCGGTGTGAAGGACGGCGATGTCGCCCAGCGTGTGGGCCTGCAACCGCACGTCGCCGAGCTCCTCGAAGATCGCCAGCGCCTGGGTCAGGAACTCCTCGGCCTCGGGCAGCGCGCCCCGCTCCAAGTTGCGATTGCCGAGGTTCTCGAGAGCCGTTCCCTCTTCCCGCCGCGCGCCGCAGCGACGGAAACACGCGAGCGCGGCGCCATAGTGTCGAAGGGCGTCGGCCTGCCGCCCTTCGTAGGCGGATAGCATGCCCCAGGCCGACTCGATGCCACCGGCAAGCAGGTCGTCGTCTGTTTGCTCCAAGAGCGCGGGAGCACGCTCCAGAAGTCTTCGCGCATCATCGAGGCGATCCAGCCAGGTCCACGCCACGCTCAACCGCGCTCCGACGTGAAGCGCGACACGCGGATCGGGGTCGTCGACGGCAGGCTCCAAATCCTTCACTGCCTCCGTCAAGGCACCGATCGTGACCTTGGCCAACCCACGAGCGACCTTGGCTCTGCGTTCGAGCGTGGGTGACGTGACCAGCGGGATCGCGGCGTCCAGCAGGCTCACTAGAAGTTGGAGTGGCCCCCGCGTCGACAGCAGTGGTTCGAGGCCGAGGGCGGCCCAGGCCGCGTGCTCACCATCCCCACGTGCGACCGCGCGCTCATGCACCGCCAGCAGATTCGCTTCGTCAGCCTCCTTCACGCCGCCTGCGCGTGCCTGCGACAGGTAATAGTTGGCCTGGCGCTCCTCGGCCTGGCGCCGCTCATCGCCGCCCATTCGCAGCAGCGAGAATTCGCGGATGCTCTCCAGCAGCGAATAGCGACCTGCGTCGGAAACGCGGACCAGCGACTGATCGATCAAGCGGGTCAGCAGTTCCAGGGCATCACCGGAGCTGAGCACATGGTCGGCAGCATTCAGATCGAAGCCGCCACGAAAGACGGAGCACTCCCCGAGGGCGAGCCGTGCATCGGGCTCCAAGAGCTGCCAGGACCAGTCGATGGTAGCCTCCAGCGTCGCCTGCCGCGGTGGCCGGGAGCCGCGATCCACCAGCGTCTCGAAACGCCGTTCGAGTCGCGCGAGTAGTTGCGCTGGGGTCGCGCTCCTCACTCGCGCCGCACACAGTTCGATTGCCAAGGGCAGGCAATCGAGTTTCGTCACCAGCTCCGAAGCTTCTTCTCGAGCAGGCTGAAAGTCGCCTCGTACGGCACGAGCGCGCGAGAAGAAGAGGCTCATCGCGTCTTCGAGCTGCAAGGGACCGAGATCGACGCAATGCTCGCCAACGATGCGCAGGCGTTCACGACTCGTTCCCAGCATCATGAGCTCGGGTGCCAGGTCGAGCAGCACTTCCACCAGCGGACGCACTTCGCTCGCCACTTGCTCCAAGTTGTCGAGCACGAGAAGGGCGCGCCCCCGGTCGGACAGCGCATACCCGAGCACGTTGGTCAGTACGTCGACGTCCGCCCGCGCGGGTAGAGCCAGTCCCAAGGTGCGGGCCAGTGCTTCTATGCAAGCCAAACGAGTGGTAGCAGCGGACAGATCGCAGACCCACACTGGCGCTGTGGCAACCAAGTCATGAGCAAAGTGGACTGCGAGCCGCGTCTTGCCACTGCCGCCGGGCCCCAGGAGCGTGACCAGTCCACGGCCTTCGCTCCAGTGGCGATGAAGCTCTCCCAACTCGGTCTTGCGGCCGACGAAGTCGTTCCGTTCGCGTGCAAGGGAGGCCACCTGCATCGAGTCCGTCGTAGCCGGTTCAGAATCGGCCCGACAGGGAAACTTGGCCGCCGCCGGGAGTGAGCCACACGCCGGCTTGGGGCGTGGTGCTTTCGGGCTCGCTGCCATCTGCGGACAAGAACAGATACGTGGCCAGACCGACGCCGGCGATACCAACGCCAAAGGAGACGGTGCTGACCAGCCCGAGGCTTTGCGCGCTGTCCACGGCGTCGCGGCCCTCGGCGTTGCACACGCGATTGGGGCAGTTCTGGTCGATGGTGTCGGTCTTCGACGCAGCCATCAGCCCCGTGACCGCGCCGACGGCAAGGCCCGCGACGCCAATGCCGCCAGCGACCCAGGCCAGGGTAGGCGCGCCGGATTTCGACTCTTGCTCACCGGTGTCTCGTTGAGCGGGCGCTGCGCCGCTGACGTCGAGCTCCACCGTACGCGCGTCGCCGGCTTGCAGCTCCACCTCTGCCGATGTGATCTCGTTGCTACCGGAAGCTAGGCGCACGGTGTAGGCGCCGGGATCGAGGGCGAGGGGTCGACCGAGCTCGGCGCTGATGTCGCGGTCGCCGAGAGAAAGGCTCGCGCCTTCGGGCTTGGCGGCGGAGAGCGTGACGGTCAGGGTCGGGATCTTGGGACCGATCTCCGCGCGCTTACGCAATGCGACTGCAACGCGGTCCGCATGCTTGTTCGCTTCCGCGGGGGGAAGCTTGCCCACCTCCGTCAAGAAGCGACCGTAGCTATCGTTCGCGGTCTTGAGCTTGCCCCAACCCTTTTGGCATTCGGCGAGAGTGAACAACACGCCAGCGAGGGGTTCGAGTTCGTGGCTCTGGGCGATCAGCGGACAACCTTCGTCGAAGCGCCCCGCCAAGAACGCTTCCAAGCCCTTGTTGAACAGTTGCTCGGCCCGACTCTCGGCGCGGGCTTGCACGCTGACGGTGCAAAGAGCGACGAGCAACAGCGGGCCGAGGAAACGTCCCATCAAGGCCGCATCGTATACCAGACGCCTGCCGAGTCACTCCCGCTTGTACAGAGAGGCGGGCTTTGGGCTTGGAACGGGCTTCGGCTTGGGTTTGGGCCGCCAGTACACGGTGCGCTTCTTCGTGGCGGGCTTTGCCGAGGGCTCCGGCGCGGGTGCACTGGTTTGCGGGGCGGGCTCCGAGCTGCCGACGGCAAAGCGACTCACCTGGCGTGTGAGCGACAGCGCACCGAGCGCGGAAGCATTCAGTCGCGACTCCAGGGATGGACTGGATGCCGCGACCACGGCCCACGTTGCGCCCACAGCCAACAGCGCGCCCGCCGCAGCGAAGGGCAGCATGCTACGCCGGCGTGGTTTGGCCCACGCGGCGTCCAGGGAAACCTGGCTGTCCGTCAGCGTTCCGCGATGCTCGTCCACCGCAGCGACGGGCAGGGACCCGCCGCTGATGGGCACGGTCACGGTCTCCGTGGGTTCCACGATGGTCGGCACCGACGGATTGCTCGTGCTGCGTCCGACCTCGCGCAACATGGCGTCGCGCTCCTGCAGCGGCTCGGCGGCTACGCGATGCACCCACTCGGAAACGGTGCTTTGCGTGATCACGGGTGCGGCGCGCTCCAAGTCGTGCTGCATTTCCCGAGCCGTCGGGTAGCGGTTGGCGCGATCGCGCTCCAGTCCTTTCAGGGTCACCGCGTCGAGGCTGGTCGGCACTGCCGCACGATGCAGACTGGGGGGCGAGACGGGCCCTTCCAGCAATTGGTAGATCAGCTCCCCGTCGTTGCTGGCTTCGAACAAGCGGCGGTTCGCCAAGCACTGCCACAGCACCACCGCAGCGGCGAAGACGTCCGTCTGGCGATCGATCTTGCCCTGACGAATCTGCTCGGGCGCCATGTAGGCCAACTTGCCACGCAGCTGTCCCTCGCGCGTGGTGTGGATCTGCGACACGGCCTTGGCCACACCAAAGTCGATGATGCGCGCAACGCCGTCGGTGCCCACCAAGATGTTCTGCGGCGAAACGTCGCGATGCACGACCTGCAGCGGCGCGCCGTCCTCGTCGCGTGCTTCGTGCGCGGCGTGGAGCCCGGCGAGCACGCCGACCATCACGTTGGCAGCGACCTCGACGGGAATTCCGCCCTGTGCACTGGCGAGTTTTGCCAGGTGCGACAAGGGCAGGCCGTGGATGTACTCCATGACGATGAACAGTTCGTCGCCGTCCTCCACCACGTCCAGGGTCTGCGCGACGTTTGGATGCACGATGCGCGCTGCCACCCGTGCTTCATCGACGAACATGGCGCGAAAATCGGGTTCACGGGCGTACTGCGGATGCAGCCGCTTGACCGCTACCGTGCGCGCAAACCCGACCTTGCCGTGCAGGCGGGCAAGGTGCACTGTGGCCATGCCGCCCGACGCGATCACGTCGAAGAGCTCGTAGCGTCCCGCCAAGACGGCGGGTTGAAGCGTGCGAGTGGCTCCCACTAGCCATACAGAATACGGGCGCGCGGCCAGCGGGACCAGTGAAGAGCAGTTCGATGGTACTGAAAATGCGTTCGCTGCCGCGCCACGAATGAGGCGCGCGTGCCGCAGGACTGCAGCTTTTTGCTGTCGCTGCTCGACCGCGCGGCGCCGCTGCTCTATGGCAGAACGCGGTGGAGTTTCCGGTCATCGCACCAGGGGAAAGCGTCGGCCCCTACCGCATCGAGGGCGAGGTGGGTCGTGGATCCACGGCGATCGTGTTTCGCGCCGTCGATGCGGCCGGTGTCGCGGTCGCCCTGAAAGTGATGCTCGCGGAGCTCGCCGAAGACGCCGAGGCGCTGCAGATGTTTCTCGACGAGCAGCGCATCGCGTCTCACGTGGACCACGACAACGTCGCGCGAGTGCTGGATACCGGCACGCATCAAGGATCGCCCTTCATCGTGCAAGAGCTGGTGGACGGCTTCTCTTATGCGCAGCTGGCAGAAGCGGCGGCTCACGCGCGGGTCCCTTTGCCCACAGGCCTGCACCTGCACATCCTGTCGCAGGCCGCCCAAGGTCTGCACGGAGCGCACCAGACGCGCAGTGAAGCCGGCGAACTGCTGGGCCTGGTCCATCGGGACGTGAAGCCACAGAACGTGCTCATTGGCCTCGAAGGTCGCGTCAAGGTCGTCGACTTCGGCATAGCCGCCGCGCACGGGCGCAAGACGCGGACGGCAACTGGCAACACCAAGGGCACGCTGGCGTACCTGGCGCCAGAGCAGATCTTGTCGCCGCGGGACGTGGACCGCAGGGTCGACCTGTGGGCGC
This genomic stretch from Polyangiaceae bacterium harbors:
- a CDS encoding carbohydrate porin, with amino-acid sequence MRGLRWACFVVAWALPSWAQTDGQPAEPVELEETPEAPPSVPPPVEEPAPVGGPPRAAPPPKASPRRHAAPGAPMSAGEPIRPGHPLRQPLPNDVPPLEYPRSRFSFGSYGRVVAASDGRGGEGRNADVVAFGSRIDEGTYAELELRRDDFWKPELESRIVTTLAVAGPVFHYDGKFDAKIALRNLYVEERGIGAKELSVWAGSRMYRGDDIYLLDFWPLDNLNTLGGGVRFDIPGMKSYVAFHVGLNRAADEFQYQEVQRPAPQNQPGASTVALLDRPRLISSLKLSHIQMLDEKAGLKGVLYGEVHRLPSGEREESPGVIESVPGDSGALFGAQVGLFTGEHDTFVNLFFRHATGLAAYGELATPEGTSPDRTVEGATETRLGISANYEHEYFAVVAGGYFRSFREPTPEPFRFANIDEGIFVLRPHLFLGDHAGLAAEGSYQAQQRGVLNVVTKEPLHAKLWRFGLMPYLSPAGKGVFKRPQLRLIWAVTQRNDDARTLYAIDDVFARRKTEQFFGIGAEWWFNSSSYGD
- a CDS encoding tetratricopeptide repeat protein, translated to MQVASLARERNDFVGRKTELGELHRHWSEGRGLVTLLGPGGSGKTRLAVHFAHDLVATAPVWVCDLSAATTRLACIEALARTLGLALPARADVDVLTNVLGYALSDRGRALLVLDNLEQVASEVRPLVEVLLDLAPELMMLGTSRERLRIVGEHCVDLGPLQLEDAMSLFFSRARAVRGDFQPAREEASELVTKLDCLPLAIELCAARVRSATPAQLLARLERRFETLVDRGSRPPRQATLEATIDWSWQLLEPDARLALGECSVFRGGFDLNAADHVLSSGDALELLTRLIDQSLVRVSDAGRYSLLESIREFSLLRMGGDERRQAEERQANYYLSQARAGGVKEADEANLLAVHERAVARGDGEHAAWAALGLEPLLSTRGPLQLLVSLLDAAIPLVTSPTLERRAKVARGLAKVTIGALTEAVKDLEPAVDDPDPRVALHVGARLSVAWTWLDRLDDARRLLERAPALLEQTDDDLLAGGIESAWGMLSAYEGRQADALRHYGAALACFRRCGARREEGTALENLGNRNLERGALPEAEEFLTQALAIFEELGDVRLQAHTLGDIAVLHTELSRFAEAERVLERALGLTRRVGDRHWEGILNGFYGDLELDRGDPESALARYRFAVERLDEIGSHRFAALFRAAQAATEAELGRSVYARELWERARVELDEHGTEGDRHCLSLWRAFMLRKDDPDGARRGLEEVLSFYAREGTEPAPNEVRLPARLLSRTEPPQRTLRVASDAAWFEVTKSRVSLARRTSLRLILLDLIRAREVGEVRSVEELFAAGWPGQSARPESAAHRVHVAIASLRKLGLENAIVTRGEGYTLDASISRS
- a CDS encoding methyltransferase domain-containing protein, with the protein product MTTSTQWQLAQDAAERYERVLVPAILGPAAGALVEWSRSSAGESVLDVGCGTGAAARFAAQRVGASGRVVGVDVNAGMLAVARSLSSETAIEWLEHSAYELPFADGEFDVALCAQTLQFLSDRPRALSEMHRVLKCGGRAVMSLWCELEASPYFDALVRAMATHIGPETAAGLGAAFNLTDVGTIHGLLTAAGFEDVHASVSSLVLDLPSPQEFVPRHVGATPMAAGFAAATEGAREAVVQDVAAQLATYATDQGLRVPFRTHLMTGVRRSEV
- a CDS encoding GFA family protein gives rise to the protein MSHEATCSCGQLKLTFRGEITRTSVCHCLACQQRTGSVFGVQTRLPKDEVELSGRSTVYVRVGDDGGRISFHFCPECGATVYYFIDKMPDSIVVPVGAFADPHLPSPVFSVYEARKHAWVTLPDSVTEHWD
- a CDS encoding MYXO-CTERM sorting domain-containing protein; the encoded protein is MRAAFLASAIVALTVPARAEVAPHQSAPMLVSSNGRAVVGYDVASSRVTSFLEHPYQARSDGSRTRDVAFDAYPGVRIGAAGTAGSWLVDTAPKSVRYEPGTGVIVIERELSGLSSSEYVFAPMGLAEHAYVNLVRVTRTSGGAVPVSGYSLFNFHLGSGAPEPSASGETTQWDAARDAWMEWGGSGLTLAYGALSPSAHHASSPDNPFTLLSSGADLTDNAGTGGSYDDAAAGLQFDLGTLSDGQSAWFGSFVVLDDKSDVAPRIDAVRAWVKGRTPQQLLDDEKAAWDAWHTAPPAGLSSTEAALYRQSMAVLRMGQVTEPGKGDGQILASLPPGMWNISWVRDMAYAVVALARSGHSDEVKKALAFQLGADSGKYQNEVGHPYQISITRYFGDGVEETDSNENGPNIEFDGFGLFLWTLDEYVEHSKDSASLQTWWPTVSTKVADTLVALQEPSGLIAADSSIWEVHWNGQQKHFAYTTLTAANGLCRAARLAEQMGDTERATTYRDAGRRARDALVNTLAAPDGTIAQSLEELNQGSGFLDAAAIEAVGMGLVDPTGRAAKATLAAMKSQLVPPSGRGFFRNDDGGWYDSQEWVFVDLRTVVAMRKMGDTDGAPLLEWNTGQGNENFNLISELHDAANADYRGEMPMVGFGAGTYSIALMDRESPNDFIPCGEYAAEGSGGNSGTGGAGGTSGAGGGAGGSSAAPKDEEDGGCGCRVTRTPSPASLLLAFSLLGIGALRRRGRRARDRS